A region of Bacillus cabrialesii DNA encodes the following proteins:
- a CDS encoding YybS family protein → MKQTRALMEGAILISLFAIITLLVVYVPVIGILFWLVLPLPLILYTLRYGAKLGFWMSIVSLPVIFITSSITGVFLAIISVFTGVALGFFLKKKDPAIAILSSSFVSVLCIMMFFVLSILFMDINIVDRALTQSQEAIDSAEYMMRNSVHSEEINKNLGIMRDQLDTAQYLFPTAIVVLGVIYVFLSYLIAKPLLRRFSPDIPNLKPFRELKFPQSVVVLYLMIVMLSFLPLEKGQMLYSIALNGEFILGFLIFIQGVSFIFFYCHKKQYPKAAAVIAVILGFVHPVFMAAIRILGVLDMGFQIRNKVK, encoded by the coding sequence GTGAAACAAACGAGAGCATTAATGGAAGGTGCTATATTAATCAGTCTGTTTGCGATCATCACGCTTTTGGTCGTTTATGTTCCTGTGATTGGAATACTGTTTTGGTTGGTTTTACCTCTACCTTTGATTTTATACACATTGAGATACGGGGCAAAATTAGGTTTTTGGATGAGTATTGTAAGTCTTCCCGTTATTTTTATAACTAGTTCAATTACTGGGGTCTTTTTAGCGATTATATCCGTATTTACAGGTGTTGCTTTAGGTTTTTTTCTTAAGAAGAAGGATCCTGCAATTGCGATTTTATCTAGTTCTTTTGTTTCAGTGCTATGTATTATGATGTTTTTTGTGTTAAGTATTTTATTTATGGATATTAATATCGTCGATAGGGCCTTAACACAATCACAGGAAGCGATTGATTCTGCTGAGTATATGATGAGAAATTCAGTTCATTCAGAAGAAATTAATAAAAACTTGGGTATAATGAGAGATCAATTAGACACAGCTCAATACCTATTCCCAACAGCTATTGTGGTGCTGGGGGTAATATATGTTTTCCTCAGTTACCTTATCGCTAAGCCGCTCTTAAGGCGATTCTCCCCCGATATTCCTAATCTAAAGCCTTTTAGAGAGTTGAAGTTTCCGCAAAGTGTTGTAGTGCTGTATTTAATGATTGTCATGCTTTCATTTTTGCCTCTAGAAAAAGGCCAAATGCTGTACTCTATCGCTTTAAATGGGGAGTTTATACTCGGGTTTCTGATTTTTATCCAAGGTGTATCATTTATCTTTTTCTATTGCCATAAGAAACAATATCCGAAGGCTGCGGCTGTCATTGCAGTTATTCTTGGATTTGTGCATCCGGTCTTTATGGCGGCCATTCGCATTTTAGGCGTTTTAGATATGGGCTTTCAAATAAGGAATAAGGTGAAGTGA
- a CDS encoding spore coat protein has protein sequence MDERRTLAWHETLEMHELVAFQSNGLIKLKKMIREVKDPQLRQLYSVSIQAIEQNLRELLPFFPQAPHREDEEEERADNPFYSGDLLGFAKTSVRNYAIAITETATPQLRNVLVKHLNAAIQWHAQIFQYMYQRGYYPAYNLSELLRNDVRNANRALSMK, from the coding sequence ATGGATGAACGCAGAACATTAGCTTGGCATGAAACATTAGAAATGCACGAGCTGGTTGCTTTTCAATCAAATGGACTCATTAAATTGAAGAAAATGATAAGAGAAGTAAAAGACCCTCAGCTCAGACAGCTTTATAGTGTGTCCATTCAGGCCATTGAGCAAAATCTAAGAGAGCTTCTTCCATTCTTTCCGCAGGCGCCGCACAGAGAGGATGAAGAAGAAGAACGCGCGGATAACCCATTTTACAGCGGTGATCTGCTCGGGTTTGCCAAAACATCTGTCCGAAACTATGCCATCGCGATTACAGAAACAGCGACACCTCAATTAAGAAACGTGTTGGTCAAACATCTGAATGCCGCTATCCAGTGGCACGCACAAATCTTCCAATACATGTATCAGCGTGGATACTATCCGGCATACAACCTTTCTGAACTGCTAAGAAATGATGTCAGAAACGCCAACAGAGCTCTTTCCATGAAATAA
- the hypR gene encoding transcriptional regulator HypR, with the protein MSGKNNIYPNKEGCPVEFTLDVIGGKWKGILFYHMIDGKKRFNEFRRICPSITQRMLTLQLRELEADGIVHREVYHQVPPKVEYSLTEFGRTLEPIVLQMKAWGESNRDMLESYRSNGLLKDQQK; encoded by the coding sequence ATGAGTGGAAAAAACAATATATACCCCAACAAAGAAGGCTGTCCAGTGGAATTTACACTAGATGTTATTGGCGGAAAGTGGAAAGGAATTCTTTTTTATCACATGATAGATGGCAAGAAACGGTTTAATGAGTTTCGACGAATCTGCCCGAGTATTACCCAAAGAATGCTCACTCTTCAGCTGCGGGAGCTGGAAGCGGACGGCATCGTGCATCGTGAGGTTTACCACCAGGTGCCGCCAAAGGTTGAATACTCTCTGACGGAATTTGGGCGAACGCTTGAACCAATCGTTTTGCAAATGAAGGCTTGGGGAGAATCCAACAGAGATATGCTGGAATCTTATCGTTCGAACGGCTTGCTGAAGGATCAGCAGAAATAG
- a CDS encoding manganese-dependent inorganic pyrophosphatase yields MEKILIFGHQNPDTDTICSAIAYADLKNKLGFNAEPVRLGQVNGETQYALDYFKQESPRLVETAANEVNGVILVDHNERQQSIKDIEDVQVLEVIDHHRIANFETAEPLYYRAEPVGCTATILNKMYKENNVKIEKEIAGLMLSAIISDSLLFKSPTCTDQDVAAAKELAEIAGVDAEEYGLNMLKAGADLSKKTVEELISLDAKEFTLGSKKAEIAQVNTVDIEDVKKRQAELEAAISNVVAEKNLDLFLLVITDILENDSLALAIGNEAAKVEKAFNVTLENNTALLKGVVSRKKQVVPVLTDAMAE; encoded by the coding sequence ATGGAAAAGATACTTATTTTCGGACACCAAAACCCAGACACAGATACGATTTGTTCTGCTATTGCTTATGCTGATTTGAAAAACAAACTTGGCTTCAATGCTGAGCCTGTCCGTCTTGGACAAGTTAACGGCGAAACACAATACGCGCTTGACTATTTCAAACAAGAAAGCCCTCGTCTTGTTGAAACAGCTGCAAACGAAGTAAACGGCGTTATCCTTGTTGACCATAACGAACGCCAGCAAAGCATCAAAGACATTGAAGATGTTCAAGTTCTGGAAGTGATCGACCACCACCGCATCGCTAACTTTGAAACAGCTGAGCCGCTTTACTATCGCGCTGAACCTGTAGGCTGCACAGCTACAATCTTAAACAAAATGTACAAAGAAAATAACGTGAAGATCGAGAAAGAAATTGCCGGCCTTATGCTGTCTGCAATCATTTCTGACTCACTGTTATTCAAATCTCCAACTTGCACAGACCAAGATGTAGCTGCAGCAAAAGAACTTGCGGAAATCGCTGGCGTAGATGCTGAAGAGTACGGCTTGAACATGCTGAAAGCAGGCGCTGATTTAAGCAAAAAAACAGTGGAAGAACTGATTTCTCTTGATGCGAAAGAATTCACACTCGGCAGCAAAAAAGCCGAAATCGCACAAGTGAACACAGTAGACATTGAAGATGTAAAAAAACGCCAAGCTGAATTAGAAGCTGCGATCTCTAACGTTGTGGCTGAGAAGAACCTTGACCTATTCCTTCTTGTCATCACAGACATCTTAGAAAATGACTCACTTGCCCTTGCGATCGGTAACGAAGCAGCGAAAGTGGAAAAAGCGTTCAACGTTACATTAGAAAACAACACAGCCCTTCTTAAAGGCGTTGTTTCCCGTAAAAAACAAGTCGTTCCTGTCTTAACAGACGCAATGGCTGAATAA
- a CDS encoding DUF6376 family protein, which produces MKIMLTVVAGVGLLSAGGCGMLDQVNDGLNYTSEATGYVEKVKTFAEDAPELAEQAVHDSEAKEKLEAQLESIKQAAADFNELTPPDAAEEIHETIQEHNETLQKSADEVLKQVEEGKVSLEEWEQSDLVQNTKQITDVMGQIEKLGE; this is translated from the coding sequence ATGAAAATCATGTTGACTGTTGTTGCCGGAGTGGGGCTTTTGAGTGCAGGCGGGTGCGGTATGCTTGATCAGGTGAATGACGGATTGAATTATACGAGTGAAGCGACGGGCTATGTGGAGAAGGTGAAGACATTTGCAGAGGATGCGCCTGAATTGGCTGAGCAAGCTGTACATGATTCGGAGGCGAAAGAAAAGCTTGAAGCACAGCTTGAGTCGATCAAGCAGGCTGCCGCTGATTTTAATGAATTAACACCGCCTGATGCCGCGGAGGAGATTCACGAAACCATTCAGGAACATAACGAAACACTGCAGAAAAGTGCTGACGAGGTGTTGAAACAAGTAGAGGAAGGCAAGGTATCGCTTGAAGAATGGGAGCAGTCAGACCTTGTCCAAAACACAAAGCAAATTACTGATGTGATGGGACAGATTGAAAAGCTGGGTGAATAA
- a CDS encoding MFS transporter — protein sequence MTEEVFIMSQERVKRPGHTRWYISSLLSGIIILNYFDRVAISVAAPAIQDSFHLTATELGIVFSIYTYSYTLMQLPVGSLLDRFGVAWVTRIGMTIWSFLTILLAFLQGKLLLYLFRFLIGLTSASAFPAASKATALWFPPSERGLANSLFDSAAKFSNVLGAPLVAFLVTTFDWRVAFLTIGCINVLFTIFFWQYYEQPERHKRISKSELNYIQKHNTITTEQIPYKTGPLLKALFTNRKVWGLMIGFTGYGYTFNLLLTWLPTFFKHTYGLDLMSSGLFTAVPWLISTISGIAVGGWLVDYFIKKGYSNTKVYRTVIIVGMSFGFFFLGSILTNNITVAIICISIGLAGISATAPVGWSISAELAPIGSVSMLSSMVNLANNLFGGIIAASLTGYLFDVTGSFTLSFLVAGFVLLLGLIFYVFVLGEVKRIKLE from the coding sequence ATGACAGAGGAGGTTTTCATCATGAGTCAAGAGCGCGTGAAACGGCCCGGACATACCAGATGGTACATATCTTCGTTACTCAGCGGCATTATCATTCTTAATTATTTTGACCGGGTTGCCATTTCTGTAGCGGCCCCTGCGATACAAGATTCGTTTCATCTTACAGCAACTGAACTCGGCATCGTGTTTTCCATATACACCTACTCCTATACACTGATGCAGCTGCCTGTCGGGAGTTTGCTGGACCGGTTTGGCGTGGCGTGGGTCACGAGGATTGGAATGACAATATGGAGCTTTTTAACGATCCTTCTTGCTTTTTTGCAAGGAAAATTGCTGTTGTATCTGTTTCGATTTCTCATCGGACTGACGAGCGCCTCTGCGTTCCCTGCCGCCTCCAAGGCAACCGCTCTATGGTTTCCTCCAAGTGAGCGGGGATTGGCAAACTCACTGTTCGACTCAGCCGCCAAGTTTTCAAACGTGCTCGGCGCGCCATTGGTCGCCTTTCTTGTCACCACATTTGACTGGCGTGTCGCTTTTTTGACGATTGGTTGCATCAATGTGCTGTTTACGATCTTTTTCTGGCAGTATTATGAACAGCCTGAACGCCACAAACGCATTTCCAAAAGCGAACTAAACTATATTCAAAAACATAATACGATCACAACAGAGCAAATTCCTTACAAAACGGGCCCGCTTTTAAAAGCGCTTTTCACCAACCGCAAAGTATGGGGCTTAATGATCGGATTCACAGGGTATGGCTATACTTTCAACCTGCTGCTGACCTGGCTTCCGACATTCTTTAAACATACATACGGTTTGGATCTCATGTCGTCCGGTTTATTTACAGCCGTGCCGTGGCTGATCTCAACCATTTCCGGAATTGCGGTCGGCGGCTGGCTCGTCGATTACTTTATTAAGAAAGGCTATTCTAACACCAAGGTGTACCGAACCGTGATCATTGTCGGAATGAGCTTCGGCTTTTTCTTTTTAGGCTCCATTCTGACGAACAATATCACCGTCGCGATTATCTGTATTTCAATCGGCCTCGCCGGTATTTCCGCAACGGCTCCAGTCGGCTGGTCCATCTCCGCTGAGCTCGCGCCGATCGGTTCCGTATCCATGCTGAGCTCTATGGTGAACCTCGCAAACAACCTGTTCGGAGGCATTATTGCCGCATCACTGACAGGGTATTTGTTTGATGTGACAGGCTCCTTTACGCTCAGCTTTCTGGTAGCCGGTTTTGTGCTGTTGCTCGGATTGATTTTTTACGTGTTTGTATTGGGGGAAGTGAAACGGATTAAGCTGGAATAA
- a CDS encoding YybH family protein, translating to MEQQIKDIISACDLAIRNEDFDTLMNYYTEDAILVVKPGMIARGKEEIKKAFIAIANYFDHHIVPTQGEMVMLEAGDTVLVLSQTLLDSDKTDSEYAMERRATYVFKKNAQDEWLCAIDNSYGTDLIGV from the coding sequence TTGGAACAGCAAATAAAAGACATCATCTCTGCGTGTGATTTGGCAATCAGAAATGAAGATTTTGATACATTGATGAATTACTACACGGAAGATGCCATTTTAGTTGTAAAGCCCGGCATGATCGCGCGAGGCAAAGAAGAAATCAAAAAGGCGTTTATCGCGATCGCGAACTATTTTGATCATCATATTGTCCCGACACAAGGGGAAATGGTCATGTTAGAAGCAGGTGACACTGTACTCGTCCTTTCTCAAACACTGCTTGATTCGGATAAAACAGACTCCGAATATGCGATGGAAAGAAGGGCGACTTATGTGTTTAAGAAAAACGCGCAGGACGAGTGGCTTTGTGCAATCGATAATTCATATGGTACGGATTTGATTGGTGTTTAG
- a CDS encoding pentapeptide repeat-containing protein, with amino-acid sequence MSAELTLHDNTHHGLSADCQHCFGLCCVALPYAKSADFAFDKDGGTPCRNLQSNYQCSIHKNLREKGFRGCSAYECFGAGQKVSQITYEGMDWRNNPETANEMFDVFPIMQQLHEMLWYLHEALSLEAAKPIHRELRTCFEKTDKLTRLSKESLLTLQVHEHRTEVNEWLLKTSELVRAQARNPKLPKKISRGSILIGAKLKGLDLRGANLRGALLIAADLRNADLRMTDFIGADLRDADLRGADLTGSIFLTQAQVNAANGDSNTKLPQSLQTPAHWK; translated from the coding sequence TTGTCTGCGGAATTAACGTTACATGACAATACGCACCATGGATTAAGCGCGGATTGCCAGCACTGTTTTGGCTTGTGCTGTGTCGCCTTGCCTTATGCGAAATCAGCGGATTTTGCTTTTGATAAAGACGGAGGCACGCCTTGCCGCAACTTACAATCAAACTATCAATGCTCTATACATAAAAACCTTCGGGAAAAAGGATTTCGAGGCTGTTCTGCTTATGAATGCTTTGGCGCCGGCCAGAAGGTATCCCAAATCACTTATGAGGGAATGGATTGGCGAAACAACCCGGAAACTGCAAATGAGATGTTTGACGTTTTTCCTATCATGCAGCAGCTGCACGAAATGCTCTGGTATTTACATGAAGCTCTTTCTTTAGAGGCAGCCAAGCCAATTCATCGTGAGCTGCGAACCTGTTTCGAAAAGACAGACAAGCTCACCAGGCTCAGCAAAGAAAGCCTGCTGACACTGCAGGTGCACGAGCATCGAACTGAGGTCAATGAATGGCTGTTAAAAACGAGTGAGCTGGTGCGTGCCCAAGCACGCAATCCAAAACTTCCGAAAAAAATCAGCCGGGGAAGTATCCTGATCGGCGCGAAACTGAAAGGGCTCGATCTGCGAGGGGCAAACCTAAGAGGGGCGCTGCTCATAGCTGCCGATCTGAGAAACGCTGATCTGAGAATGACGGACTTTATCGGTGCGGACCTAAGAGACGCTGATCTCAGAGGCGCCGACCTGACCGGAAGCATTTTTCTGACGCAGGCACAGGTGAATGCCGCAAACGGCGATTCGAACACAAAGCTGCCGCAGTCTTTACAAACCCCTGCCCACTGGAAGTAA